The window TTATCGAAGAAGCCAAAGCGCTGGCTGAACACGGTATCGTCTTCGGCGAGCCGAAAACCGATATCGACAAGATTCGTACCTGGAAAGAGAAAGTTATCACTCAGCTGACCGGTGGTCTGGCCGGTATGGCCAAAGGCCGTAAAGTGAAAGTGGTAAACGGTCTGGGTAAATTTACCGGGGCAAACACCCTGGAAGTGGAAGGTGAAAACGGCAAAACCGTGATCAACTTCGACAACGCGATCATCGCGGCGGGCTCCCGTCCGATCGAACTGCCGTTCATTCCACATGAAGATCCACGCGTGTGGGACTCCACCGACGCGCTGGAGCTGAAAACCGTTCCGGAACGCCTGCTGGTTATGGGTGGCGGTATCATCGGTCTGGAAATGGGTACCGTGTACCATGCGCTGGGTTCACAGATTGACGTGGTTGAAATGTTCGACCAGGTTATCCCGGCTGCTGACAAAGACATCGTTAAAGTCTTCACCAAACGCATCAGCAAGAAGTTCAACCTGATGCTGGAAACCAAAGTGACTGCCGTTGAAGCGAAAGAAGACGGTATTTACGTTTCCATGGAAGGCAAAAAAGCCCCTGCAGAACCACAGCGTTACGACGCCGTGCTGGTAGCCATCGGCCGTGTGCCGAACGGTAAAAACCTCAATGCAGGCGCAGCGGGCGTGGAAGTTGACGACCGTGGCTTCATCCGCGTTGACAAGCAGCTGCGCACTAACGTGCCGCACATCTTTGCTATCGGCGATATCGTCGGTCAGCCAATGCTGGCGCACAAAGGTGTTCACGAAGGCCACGTTGCCGCTGAAGTTATCGCCGGCATGAAGCACTACTTCGATCCGAAAGTGATCCCATCTATCGCCTACACCGAGCCAGAAGTTGCCTGGGTGGGTCTGACCGAGAAAGAAGCGAAAGAGAAAGGCATCAGCTACGAAACCGCCACCTTCCCGTGGGCTGCTTCTGGCCGTGCTATCGCTTCCGACTGCGCAGACGGTATGACCAAACTGATCTTCGACAAAGAGACTCACCGCGTGATCGGTGGTGCGATTGTCGGCACCAACGGCGGCGAGCTGCTGGGTGAGATCGGCCTGGCGATCGAAATGGGCTGTGACGCTGAAGACATCGCGCTGACCATCCACGCTCACCCGACTCTGCACGAGTCTGTTGGCCTGGCGGCAGAAGTGTTTGAAGGCAGCATCACCGACCTGCCAAACGCGAAAGCGAAGAAGAAGTAATTTTCTTCCGGCATGAAAAAAGCGGCTCCTGAGCCGCTTTTTTTTATTCTGCAAAACCTACTGCGCCACCAGCTGCCAGCGATCGGCCGGGTTAAAGATCGGCATCGCTTTCGCTTCCTCCGCTGACTTGTCACCCAGGTTGGCCTGCCAGACCCGATCGTCGCCGTTAATCATAAAGCTCATCACCCCGGTCTCGCCGTAGCTCACCGGCCAGGCAATCATCGCGAAGCCTGATTTGCTGTCCGGCAGGATGCGGAAGTGGTAGCCATGATACCCCTGACCGGGCTCTTTCGGGCTGAAGGCCGGGCCGAGCGGGCTGGGGGCTTCACCGGGTTTCACCGGCCAGTAGAGTCCATCTTTTTTACCCTCGCTGCTGACAATTTTCTGTGCATACCGGCTGGTGAGGGCGTGATAGCTCTCCTGGGCATCCACATAGGCGTGCAGCGCCTCGATAGCGGCCAGCTCGTTGCGGCCCACTTCGCGGTTGAGGATCTCCTCTTTGGCTTCCTGCATGTCGAACTGCCAGCCCTCTGCGCGTTTCACCACCGGGATCGGCAGCTGCCAGTGGTATTCGCCTACCGTCAGCCAGGCCATATCGCCGTCGATCACCGTGTTATGGTTCACCTGCCAGTCGCGTTTAAAGCGATCTACCGCCTCCGGATCGACGCCATCGGAGGGTAAAAAGGTGCGCCAGTCCTCGCCGAGCAGGTTGCCAAGTTCCTTGTCGTTCTGCTCGCTGATGGCCTTCGCCAGCGCATCGGTTGCCTGTTCGGGCGTGCTGAAATGTTGTTGGGCAAAGACGCCAGTCGATACCATGAACAACATCATTCCGCTGAGTAATTTACTTTTCATTGTCGCCTCCCTTAACGATGACGGAATTCACGGTGTTCACCGCCGGCCCGGCGTTCAGACATCTGGGCTCTGCCGCCGCTGCGCTGTTCCAGATTGCGGGCCGACTGCTGACGGCTCTGCATTCCACGCTGCTGCTGCGCCTGCCAGTTGGCCGAGCGGCTGTCGTTGCCGCTGAGAGCATTGGCCCGCTGATGCGTCTGCGTGGTCCGCTGCTGGGGTTGTGCCTTGCGGGTAGTCTCCTGACGTGACGCCGCACGCGGGGTTTCGCGCGGGGTGCTACTGGCCCGTTTTGCCGTTTGTGGTCGATCGTTGTCATACCCCCGATAGTTATTGCGCTGGGAGATCTGATTCAACTGCTGGCTTGCCGCCTGACGCTGCCCGTCACGGGTGGCCGGACGTGCCGTCTGGGAGAGGTTTTTACCCGTCGAGCGCTCCATCTGGCTCATTGCCGCCTGGCGCTGGGCGTCGCGATTGACGGCCCCTTGCGGTGCCGGAAGACTGCCGTTAGCGGTCCGGCGCACCGCGGTGCTGTTCTGCGGATAACGGTTATTCAGCTGGCTGGTAGCGTAGGGTACGCCGCCGCGATAGGCCGGGTTATGCTGCCAGCCGCGGCTGGCATCGGTCAGGCGCTGCCCGCTGATTTTATTGAAGTTGTCCACGTTGATATTGATGTTGTTATCGCCGTTACGCGAATATCCGCCGTGGTGATCGTCGTCATGATGGTGATGATCCCAGTCGTCATCGTTATCCCAGTCGATATTGCTGAAGATGGCGTAGGTTGTCGCTACCCCGAGGCTGAAGCCCAGCCCTTTGACCAGGCTGTCGGTGAACTGCTCCCCCGGAGGCGGCGGCAGATAGACCGGTGGATAGCTGGTGTTTGGCCAGGTGCCGTAAACCGTGCTGGGGTTGTAGGTCGGGACATACACCACCTGGGGATCGGCGGATTCAATCTTGATCACCGTCGGGGCAGGGGTTGATGTCGACGTAGAGGTTGAGGTCGATGAAGCGGCTTTTACCGGTGCGGTTTTCGCCACCGTGGTCACCGTCTGCTGCGGCGTCGACTGCAGCGCGCCGGTCTGCTGCGCCAGCAGGCGTAGGCGCTGAACGGAGTCCATCACATCCTTCGGCTGGGCGAGAAACGCGTCTCCGAGATTCTGCACCCAGGGCGGATTCTCCCCCATCATCGACATCAGCTGCGGGAAGGCGACCAGCGATTTAACGCTCGGGTCCCAGGGCTGCCCCGCCACGGCCTGAACCGCCGCATCCCCTTGCATGCGAGGGTTGTCCCGCGACCACTGGGCCGCCTGGATCACGTTCGCCGGATAGGTTGCGGCCATCAATACCTGCGACAGCAGGGCGTCCGGGTAGAGGGCAACCGGAGCAACCCACTGATCGATTTGCGCTGCAGTGTAGGCCACCGGCACCTCAGGCTCAGCCACCGGGGCGGCTTGCGCTGTCGGGGCGGGCTGTACGGACGGCGATGGCTGAGTGAGGGTATCCGTTGCGCGGCCATTAACGTACACAACGCCAGAGGCGGCTAACAGCCCGGCGCTACATATGAGAGCAAGCAGATGAGGCTTAAGGGGCAACTTCATAATAAGACTCCGACGAGAGCGAGGCCGTAAGGCGTTTACGTTGCCGCGAGTATATGCACCCGGGTATTACTTTTTTGACTTAAACTGGGAACCGTTCCGAATGGCCGGAGAAAGAGTGTGAGCATTTATTACACAGATTATATCTGATTGTGCAAAAGCCGTTGGGGTATTCAAATGGCCGCTCTTGCGAGCGGCCAGCAGCTAGTTGCCGAGGTTAATGACAAACAGCACTGTGATGTCGGATATGCTCCAGCCACCGTGCAGTGCCGTTAGCAGTAAACCGATCACAACGATCAGCGTATAGAATCGCATCTCCATTGCGAGCGTTCCTTTGCAGGCTACGCGGGTTCTTTCTTCACCGGGAAAGGCAGAACCTGGCAAATTGGGTTTCGCCGCGTAGGTTACGGAACTGCTCCCGGGCCCGGTGACTGGTTGCTACACCAGCGAAGCAGGCCGAAGAAAAGAGTAGGGCAATAGATATCAACGTAGAAGAGAAATAATGCGTTTACATGCACTTTCATCCGGAACAGGAAAGCGCTACGCAAAACTCAAAAAGCCACTTGCAAGCTGCCTTTTTGCGGAGCAAAATCTGTCTCGTTGGGTTTTGCCGCAAATCTGCCAACCCGGTGTGCTACCACCGCAAGGCAACAAAATAACCGCTTCAGGGCGGTTTTTTTGTGCCCGAAATTCTTCCCGTCTCGCCGCTATACCATGCTTAACGATTCAGCAAACAATTTAATGTTGCTTTTTTGTAAACGGATTAACACTGTCTGAAAATCCTGCTATGCTGCCCGACGCGGTATCGGGCATTTACCCTACAAACTGCTGTCTCACAGGAGCGTGAAGAAAACGCCGGCCGCATATGACAATGAGAGCGAGGAGAACCGTCGTGCTAGAAGAATACCGTAAGCACGTAGCAGAACGTGCCGCCGAGGGGATTGTACCGAAACCCTTAGATGCTACCCAGATGGCTGGGCTCGTCGAGCTGCTGAAGAATCCGCCTGAAGGCGAAGAAGAATTCCTGTTAGATCTGTTGATCAACCGTGTACCGCCAGGCGTCGATGAAGCCGCCTACGTCAAAGCCGGTTTCCTTGCTGCGATTGCCAAAGGCGAAGCAACCTCCCCACTGGTTACCCCTGAAAAAGCGATTGAACTGCTCGGCACCATGCAGGGTGGTTATAACATTCATCCGCTGATTGATGCGCTGGACAGCAACACGCTGGCACCGATTGCTGCCAAAGCCCTGTCCCACACGCTGCTGATGTTCGACAACTTCTACGACGTAGAAGAGAAAGCGAAAGCGGGCAACAGCTACGCGAAGCAGGTCATGCAGTCCTGGGCTGATGCCGAATGGTTCCTGAGCCGCCCGGCGCTGGCGGAAAAAATGACCGTCACCGTCTTCAAGGTGACCGGCGAAACCAACACCGATGACCTCTCTCCGGCGCCGGATGCCTGGTCTCGCCCGGATATCCCACTGCACGCCCTGGCGATGCTGAAAAACGCCCGTGAAGGCATTCAGCCGGATCAGCCGGGTGCCGTTGGCCCGATCAAACAGATCGAAGCGCTGCAGCAGAAAGGTTTCCCTCTCGCCTACGTCGGCGACGTTGTGGGTACCGGCTCTTCCCGTAAATCTGCCACCAACTCCGTGCTGTGGTTTATGGGCGATGACATCCCTCACGTGCCGAACAAGCGCGGCGGTGGTCTGTGCCTCGGCGGCAAAATTGCCCCTATCTTCTTCAACACCATGGAAGATGCTGGCGCCCTGCCGATTGAAGTGGATGTGTCCAACCTGAACATGGGCGACGTTATTGACGTTTACCCGTTCAAAGGCGAAGTGCGTAACCACGAAACCAACGAACTGCTGGCCAGCTTCGAGCTGAAAACCGACGTGCTGATCGACGAAGTGCGTGCCGGTGGCCGTATCCCGCTGATCATCGGCCGTGGCCTGACCACCAAAGCGCGTGAAGCGCTGGGTCTGCCGCACAGCGACGTATTCCGTCAGGCGAAAGACGTGGCAGAGAGCAACCGCGGTTACTCTCTGGCGCAGAAAATGGTGGGCCGCGCGTGCGGCGTAGCGGGTGTTCGTCCGGGCGCGTACTGCGAGCCGAAGATGACCTCCGTGGGCTCTCAGGACACCACCGGTCCAATGACCCGTGACGAACTGAAAGACCTGGCGTGCCTGGGCTTCTCGTCTGACCTGGTGATGCAGTCCTTCTGCCACACCGCGGCCTATCCGAAGCCGGTTGACGTCACCACCCACCACACCCTGCCAGACTTCATCATGAACCGTGGCGGTGTCTCGCTGCGTCCGGGTGACGGCGTGATCCACTCCTGGCTGAACCGCATGCTGCTGCCGGATACCGTGGGTACCGGCGGTGACTCCCACACCCGTTTCCCAATCGGTATCTCTTTCCCGGCGGGCTCTGGTCTGGTGGCCTTTGCCGCTGCAACGGGCGTGATGCCGCTGGACATGCCGGAATCCGTTCTGGTGCGTTTCAAAGGCAAAATGCAGCCGGGCATCACCCTGCGTGACCTGGTGCATGCTATCCCGCTGTACGCCATCAAACAGGGCCTGCTGACCGTTGAGAAGAAAGGTAAGAAGAACATCTTCTCTGGCCGTATCCTGGAAATTGAAGGTCTGCCGGATCTGAAAGTGGAGCAGGCGTTCGAACTGACCGATGCCTCCGCCGAGCGTTCCGCTGCGGGCTGTACCATCAAGCTGAACCAGGCGCCGATTGAAGAGTACCTGACTTCCAACATCGTGCTGCTGAAGTGGATGATTGCCGAAGGCTACGGCGACCGTCGTACCCTGGAGCGTCGTATCCAGGGCATGGAGAAATGGCTGGCGGATCCACAGCTGCTGGAAGCCGATGCTGACGCAGAATACGCGGCAGTGATCGACATCGATCTGGCGGATATCAAAGAGCCAATCCTGTGTGCGCCGAACGATCCGGACGACGCGCGTCTGCTCTCTGACGTCCAGGGCGACAAGATTGACGAAGTGTTCATCGGCTCCTGCATGACCAACATCGGTCACTTCCGCGCTGCCGGTAAACTGCTGGATACCCACAAAGGCCAGCTGCCGACCCGTCTGTGGGTGGCACCGCCAACCCGTATGGACGCGGCGCAGCTGACCGAAGAGGGTTATTACAGCGTGTTCGGTAAGAGCGGGGCGCGTATCGAAATTCCTGGCTGTTCCCTGTGTATGGGTAACCAAGCGCGCGTGGCCGACGGTGCGACGGTGGTCTCCACCTCAACCCGTAACTTCCCGAACCGTTTAGGTACTGGTGCAAACGTCTACCTGGCCTCTGCGGAGCTGGCGGCGGTTGCGGCGCTGATTGGCAAACTGCCAACGCCGGAAGAGTACCAGACCTTCGTGGCGCAGGTAGATAAGACGGCGGTGGATACCTATCGCTATCTGAACTTCGACCAGCTCTCTCAGTACACCGAGAAGGCTGACGGGGTTATCTTCCAGACCGCGGTATAAATGCTACCTCTCCCGTGGGAGAGGGCACCTGACCCATCGCCCGGTGGCGCTACGCTTACCTGGCCTACAAGCCCATCGCAACCGCGGTGGGCTTTTTTATTTTCATTCCTTCCACGCGTTCCGCTTTTTTTCTTCCTCCGGGCTGCGATAATTACTGCAAGGGCTTTGCAGAGGAAAATACTATGGATTACGAATTTCTGCGTGATATCACCGGGGTGGTGAAAGTGCGTATGTCGATGGGCCACGAAGTGGTCGGTCACTGGTTCAATGAGGAAGTGAAAGAGAACCTGAGCCTGCTCGATGAAGTGGAACAGGCTGCGCGCACGGTAAAAGGCAGTGAACGATCCTGGCAACGCACCGGACATGAATACACGTTGTGGATGGATGGCGAAGAGGTGATGGTGCGCGCCAACCAGCTGGAGTTTTCCGGTGACGAGATGGAAGAGGGGATGAACTACTACGACGAGGAGAGCCTGTCGCTGTGCGGCGTTGAGGACTTCCTTCAGGTGGTGGCGGCCTACCGCGATTTCATGAAACAGAAATAATAGCTGGAGCGTCCCTGCTCCCTGCGTATCCTATACGGCCGGAATGTTGCGGCCGTAGTAAATTTCGCGCATCTCTTTCCACAGCAGGTCAGTAATGACCTTCCGCTCATCTTCGCTTAAATCTTCCGGCCGGGTATGGAACATGTAGTGCTTCAGGTCGAACTCCTTCAGCAGCATCTTGGTATGGAAAATATTTTCCTGATAGACGTTCACATCGACCATGTCATACAGCGATTTCATATCGTCAGACATGAAGTTCTGAATCGAGTTAATTTCATGATCGATAAAGTGCTTCATGCCGTTGATATCGCGGGTAAAGCCGCGCACGCGGTAATCAATGGTCACGATGTCGGATTCCAGCTGATGAATTAGATAATTCAGCGCGTTGAGGGGCGAAATCACACCGCAGGTCGATACTTCAATATCGGCGCGGAAAGTACATAGCCCGCCTTCCGGGTGACTCTCCGGATAGGTGTGCACGCAGATATGGCTCTTATCGAGATGGGCCACCACCGCTTCCGGCAGCGGGCCGGGACGCTCGGTGTGATCGATAAGGGTGGGATCAACCGGCTCTTCGCTGACCAGAATGGTGACGCTGGCCCCCTGGGGTTCATAATCCTGACGGGCGATATTCAGGATGTTGGCACCGATAATAGAGCAGGTTTCTGACAGGATCTCGGTCAGTCGGTTGGCGTTATAGAGTTCATCGATATAGGCGATATAACCATCGCGCTCTTCCGCCGTTTTGACATAGCAGATATCGTAAATACAAAAACTCAGGCTTTTGGTCAGGTTGTTAAAGCCATGCAGTTTCAGCTTTTTCAATTCATTCACCCCCTCAGAGCATCCTGCAAATATTGCGGCAAGGCAAAGGCTGCGGTATGGACCGCCGGATTGTAATATCGGCAGGTTAAATTTGCGTGCTGGAAGCGCGCCTGAATGATGCCGGTAGAGAGATGACGCAGGGCGTCATTATCCGTCGCCCAGGCAAAGGTCATCACGCCACCATAGTAGGTCGGGATCGCCGCCTGGTAGAAGCTGACGTCGCTGAAGTAATGGCTCAACTTACGGTGGCTGTCGAGGGCCTCATCCTGCTGCAGGAAGCAGACGCCGTTCTGGGCGACAAAGACCCCGCCAGGATTCAGGCAGCGTTTGCAGCCCTCATAGAACGCCGAGGTAAACAGGCTTTCGCCTGGCCCAATCGGATCGGTGCAATCGGAGATGATCACATCGAAGGTCTGCGTCGTCTGGTTAACAAAATTGACGCCATCGTCGATCACCAGGGTGAAGCGCGGATCGTCGTAGCTGCCGGCATTGTGATTGGGCAGATACTGGCGGCAGAAAGAAACGACACCGGCGTCGATCTCTACCATGGTGATGCTTTCAATGGTTTTGTGGCGGGACACTTCGCGCAGCATGGCGCCGTCGCCGCCGCCGATGATCAGCACATGTTTCGCATTGCCGTGAGCCAGCAGCGGGACGTGGGTCATCATCTCGTGATAAATGAATTCATCACGCTCGGTGGTTTGCACCACACCATCCAGCGCCATCACCCGGCCAAAGGCCGCGTTTTCGAAAATGATCAGATCCTGATGATCGGTTTTCTCATGATAGAGCACGTTATCAATGGCAAAGTACTGTCCAAACTGGTCATGCAGCGTTTCATGCCACATCTTCTTTTCGGCCATGGGATGATACCTCCTTTGTTAACACCCGGTTAAAACGGGCGAAACATCATAGCTAACAATGACCGTGGTTGCACGGTCATCCATTCAGCAAAAGGGCATCGGGAGGGGAGTTACTTAACGTAGGCGAGCAGGCTCAGCGAGTCGCGAGCCAGGGCTTTACATTTTTTTGCCGTGGGAATGCCGATGCCGCTGAGATCGCGGTAGCTGTCTTCACCGAGGGATTTCATATCGAAACTGTCGTAGTTACTCAGATCCCACTGGTTCTGTTGAGCAAAGAAGACCAGCGCGCGACGTATCTGACCGTTAGGTAAATTCTGGTAGCCGCAGTCGTTTTTCAGAAATACAAACACCGCCGTTAAATCCGCCATATCTTCGGCTTCATTTTCACTCAGCGCATAGCTGTTTGCGCAATTAATCATCAGGGTGCTGAACAGGATTGTTCGGAAAAACGTCTTCATTGCTTCTACCAATACGTCACGGAAATTCAACGTTAGCACACTTCCCGCCGGTGCGACGATCTTTATTATTCCCGCTTTTCTTGACCTTCCGGCAAGGGGAGGGTTTATGCTCATGACATCGCCTGCTGCGAATAAGGAGATGAACATGCAACGCCGTGATTTTTTAAAATATTCTGCCGCACTGGGTGTCGCCAGTGCGTTACCCCTGTGGAGCCGCGCCGCTTTTGCGGCCGAGCGTCCCGTTCTGCCGATCCCCAATTTACTCACTCCCGATGCGCGTAATCAGGTGAACCTGGTGGTGCAGGCGGGCAAAACGACCTTTGGGCCGCACACCGCCACCACCTGGGGCTATAACGGCAATCTGCTGGGTCCGGCCCTTCAGCTACGCAAGGGAAAAGCGCTGACCGTTAACATCCACAACACCCTTAATGAAGAGACCACCGTTCACTGGCACGGTCTGGAAGTGCCGGGCGAGGTAGACGGCGGCCCGCATGGCATCATTAAACCCGGCGGCCAGCGGACGGTGACCTTTACCCCGGAGCAGCGTTCGGCCACCTGCTGGTTCCACCCCCATCAGCACGGGAAAACCGGGCATCAGGTGGCGATGGGGCTCGCCGGGCTGGTTTTGATTGAAGATGACGAAAGCCGCCTGCTGCGCCTGCCGAAGCAGTGGGGCATCGACGATGTGCCGGTGATCGTGCAGGACAAAAAGTTTACCGCCGAAGGGCAAATTGACTATCAGCTGGATGTGATGAGCGCCGCGGTGGGCTGGTTTGGCGATATGCTGCTGACCAACGGCGCGATCTACCCGCAGCATAATGCCCCGAAAGGCTGGCTGCGCCTGCGTCTGCTCAACGGCTGTAACGCCCGCTCGCTGAACTTCGCCGCCAGCGATAAACGTCCGCTGTACGTGGTCGCCAGCGATGGGGGGCTGCTGGCTGAACCGGTGAAAGTGACCGAGCTACCGATGCTGATGGGCGAACGTTTTGAAGTGCTGGTGGATATCAGCGACGGCAAGGCGTTTGACCTGGTGACTCTGCCGGTGAGCCAGATGGGGATGGCGGTGGCACCGTTCGACCAGCCGCAGCCGGTACTGCGCGTTCAGCCGCTGCTGGTGACGGCTTCGGGCACCTTGCCGGATACGCTGACCACCATGCCGGCTCTGCCGTCCCTGGAGGGGCTGACCCAGCGGAAGCTG of the Leclercia sp. AS011 genome contains:
- a CDS encoding DUF3300 domain-containing protein; translation: MKLPLKPHLLALICSAGLLAASGVVYVNGRATDTLTQPSPSVQPAPTAQAAPVAEPEVPVAYTAAQIDQWVAPVALYPDALLSQVLMAATYPANVIQAAQWSRDNPRMQGDAAVQAVAGQPWDPSVKSLVAFPQLMSMMGENPPWVQNLGDAFLAQPKDVMDSVQRLRLLAQQTGALQSTPQQTVTTVAKTAPVKAASSTSTSTSTSTPAPTVIKIESADPQVVYVPTYNPSTVYGTWPNTSYPPVYLPPPPGEQFTDSLVKGLGFSLGVATTYAIFSNIDWDNDDDWDHHHHDDDHHGGYSRNGDNNININVDNFNKISGQRLTDASRGWQHNPAYRGGVPYATSQLNNRYPQNSTAVRRTANGSLPAPQGAVNRDAQRQAAMSQMERSTGKNLSQTARPATRDGQRQAASQQLNQISQRNNYRGYDNDRPQTAKRASSTPRETPRAASRQETTRKAQPQQRTTQTHQRANALSGNDSRSANWQAQQQRGMQSRQQSARNLEQRSGGRAQMSERRAGGEHREFRHR
- the acnB gene encoding bifunctional aconitate hydratase 2/2-methylisocitrate dehydratase, which translates into the protein MLEEYRKHVAERAAEGIVPKPLDATQMAGLVELLKNPPEGEEEFLLDLLINRVPPGVDEAAYVKAGFLAAIAKGEATSPLVTPEKAIELLGTMQGGYNIHPLIDALDSNTLAPIAAKALSHTLLMFDNFYDVEEKAKAGNSYAKQVMQSWADAEWFLSRPALAEKMTVTVFKVTGETNTDDLSPAPDAWSRPDIPLHALAMLKNAREGIQPDQPGAVGPIKQIEALQQKGFPLAYVGDVVGTGSSRKSATNSVLWFMGDDIPHVPNKRGGGLCLGGKIAPIFFNTMEDAGALPIEVDVSNLNMGDVIDVYPFKGEVRNHETNELLASFELKTDVLIDEVRAGGRIPLIIGRGLTTKAREALGLPHSDVFRQAKDVAESNRGYSLAQKMVGRACGVAGVRPGAYCEPKMTSVGSQDTTGPMTRDELKDLACLGFSSDLVMQSFCHTAAYPKPVDVTTHHTLPDFIMNRGGVSLRPGDGVIHSWLNRMLLPDTVGTGGDSHTRFPIGISFPAGSGLVAFAAATGVMPLDMPESVLVRFKGKMQPGITLRDLVHAIPLYAIKQGLLTVEKKGKKNIFSGRILEIEGLPDLKVEQAFELTDASAERSAAGCTIKLNQAPIEEYLTSNIVLLKWMIAEGYGDRRTLERRIQGMEKWLADPQLLEADADAEYAAVIDIDLADIKEPILCAPNDPDDARLLSDVQGDKIDEVFIGSCMTNIGHFRAAGKLLDTHKGQLPTRLWVAPPTRMDAAQLTEEGYYSVFGKSGARIEIPGCSLCMGNQARVADGATVVSTSTRNFPNRLGTGANVYLASAELAAVAALIGKLPTPEEYQTFVAQVDKTAVDTYRYLNFDQLSQYTEKADGVIFQTAV
- the speD gene encoding adenosylmethionine decarboxylase; this translates as MKKLKLHGFNNLTKSLSFCIYDICYVKTAEERDGYIAYIDELYNANRLTEILSETCSIIGANILNIARQDYEPQGASVTILVSEEPVDPTLIDHTERPGPLPEAVVAHLDKSHICVHTYPESHPEGGLCTFRADIEVSTCGVISPLNALNYLIHQLESDIVTIDYRVRGFTRDINGMKHFIDHEINSIQNFMSDDMKSLYDMVDVNVYQENIFHTKMLLKEFDLKHYMFHTRPEDLSEDERKVITDLLWKEMREIYYGRNIPAV
- the yacL gene encoding protein YacL, which encodes MDYEFLRDITGVVKVRMSMGHEVVGHWFNEEVKENLSLLDEVEQAARTVKGSERSWQRTGHEYTLWMDGEEVMVRANQLEFSGDEMEEGMNYYDEESLSLCGVEDFLQVVAAYRDFMKQK
- a CDS encoding DUF2950 family protein codes for the protein MKSKLLSGMMLFMVSTGVFAQQHFSTPEQATDALAKAISEQNDKELGNLLGEDWRTFLPSDGVDPEAVDRFKRDWQVNHNTVIDGDMAWLTVGEYHWQLPIPVVKRAEGWQFDMQEAKEEILNREVGRNELAAIEALHAYVDAQESYHALTSRYAQKIVSSEGKKDGLYWPVKPGEAPSPLGPAFSPKEPGQGYHGYHFRILPDSKSGFAMIAWPVSYGETGVMSFMINGDDRVWQANLGDKSAEEAKAMPIFNPADRWQLVAQ
- the cueO gene encoding multicopper oxidase CueO — encoded protein: MQRRDFLKYSAALGVASALPLWSRAAFAAERPVLPIPNLLTPDARNQVNLVVQAGKTTFGPHTATTWGYNGNLLGPALQLRKGKALTVNIHNTLNEETTVHWHGLEVPGEVDGGPHGIIKPGGQRTVTFTPEQRSATCWFHPHQHGKTGHQVAMGLAGLVLIEDDESRLLRLPKQWGIDDVPVIVQDKKFTAEGQIDYQLDVMSAAVGWFGDMLLTNGAIYPQHNAPKGWLRLRLLNGCNARSLNFAASDKRPLYVVASDGGLLAEPVKVTELPMLMGERFEVLVDISDGKAFDLVTLPVSQMGMAVAPFDQPQPVLRVQPLLVTASGTLPDTLTTMPALPSLEGLTQRKLQLSMDPMLDMMGMQALMKKYGHQAMAGMDHGQMDHGKMGGMDHSMHGFDFRNGNRINGKAFDMHNPQFAATKGQYERWVISGEGDMMLHPFHIHGTQFRILTENGKAPGGHRAGWKDTVRVEGGVSEVLVRFDHDAPKEYAYMAHCHLLEHEDTGMMLGFTV
- the lpdA gene encoding dihydrolipoyl dehydrogenase, whose translation is MSTEIKTQVVVLGAGPAGYSAAFRAADLGLETVIVERYNTLGGVCLNVGCIPSKALLHVAKVIEEAKALAEHGIVFGEPKTDIDKIRTWKEKVITQLTGGLAGMAKGRKVKVVNGLGKFTGANTLEVEGENGKTVINFDNAIIAAGSRPIELPFIPHEDPRVWDSTDALELKTVPERLLVMGGGIIGLEMGTVYHALGSQIDVVEMFDQVIPAADKDIVKVFTKRISKKFNLMLETKVTAVEAKEDGIYVSMEGKKAPAEPQRYDAVLVAIGRVPNGKNLNAGAAGVEVDDRGFIRVDKQLRTNVPHIFAIGDIVGQPMLAHKGVHEGHVAAEVIAGMKHYFDPKVIPSIAYTEPEVAWVGLTEKEAKEKGISYETATFPWAASGRAIASDCADGMTKLIFDKETHRVIGGAIVGTNGGELLGEIGLAIEMGCDAEDIALTIHAHPTLHESVGLAAEVFEGSITDLPNAKAKKK
- the speE gene encoding polyamine aminopropyltransferase; translation: MAEKKMWHETLHDQFGQYFAIDNVLYHEKTDHQDLIIFENAAFGRVMALDGVVQTTERDEFIYHEMMTHVPLLAHGNAKHVLIIGGGDGAMLREVSRHKTIESITMVEIDAGVVSFCRQYLPNHNAGSYDDPRFTLVIDDGVNFVNQTTQTFDVIISDCTDPIGPGESLFTSAFYEGCKRCLNPGGVFVAQNGVCFLQQDEALDSHRKLSHYFSDVSFYQAAIPTYYGGVMTFAWATDNDALRHLSTGIIQARFQHANLTCRYYNPAVHTAAFALPQYLQDALRG
- a CDS encoding YacC family pilotin-like protein produces the protein MKTFFRTILFSTLMINCANSYALSENEAEDMADLTAVFVFLKNDCGYQNLPNGQIRRALVFFAQQNQWDLSNYDSFDMKSLGEDSYRDLSGIGIPTAKKCKALARDSLSLLAYVK